The following coding sequences are from one Salvia hispanica cultivar TCC Black 2014 chromosome 3, UniMelb_Shisp_WGS_1.0, whole genome shotgun sequence window:
- the LOC125212512 gene encoding 60S acidic ribosomal protein P2B-like isoform X2: MKVVAAFLLAVLGGNTAPSAEDLKGILSSVGADADEERIELLLSQVAGKDITELIAAGREKLASVPSGGGGVAVSAPTGGAGGGSAPAAAEAKKEEKVEEKEESDDVRHGLRSF; this comes from the exons ATGAAGGTTGTCGCAGCTTTCCTGTTGGCTGTTTTGGGAGGCAACACCGCCCCCTCCGCCGAGGATCTGAAGGGAATTTTGAGCTCAG tTGGGGCTGATGCTGATGAGGAAAGAATTGAGCTGTTGCTTTCTCAAGTTGCCGGAAAAGACATTACTGAGTTGATTGCTGCCGGGAGGGAAAAATTGGCTTCAGTACCTTCAGGTGGTGGCGGGGTTGCAGTTTCTGCTCCCACTGGTGGTGCAGGAGGTGGTTCTGCCCCTGCTGCTGCCGAGGctaagaaagaagagaaggttgaagagaaagaagagtcTGATGATGTAA GACATGGGCTTCGGTCTTTTTGA
- the LOC125212512 gene encoding 60S acidic ribosomal protein P2B-like isoform X1, with protein MKVVAAFLLAVLGGNTAPSAEDLKGILSSVGADADEERIELLLSQVAGKDITELIAAGREKLASVPSGGGGVAVSAPTGGAGGGSAPAAAEAKKEEKVEEKEESDDDMGFGLFD; from the exons ATGAAGGTTGTCGCAGCTTTCCTGTTGGCTGTTTTGGGAGGCAACACCGCCCCCTCCGCCGAGGATCTGAAGGGAATTTTGAGCTCAG tTGGGGCTGATGCTGATGAGGAAAGAATTGAGCTGTTGCTTTCTCAAGTTGCCGGAAAAGACATTACTGAGTTGATTGCTGCCGGGAGGGAAAAATTGGCTTCAGTACCTTCAGGTGGTGGCGGGGTTGCAGTTTCTGCTCCCACTGGTGGTGCAGGAGGTGGTTCTGCCCCTGCTGCTGCCGAGGctaagaaagaagagaaggttgaagagaaagaagagtcTGATGAT GACATGGGCTTCGGTCTTTTTGATTAG